A genomic window from Terriglobia bacterium includes:
- a CDS encoding TonB family protein, whose protein sequence is MSAAAASYDDLSLRKTVVYSVLLHGLLALAVVASAFFQHPGNVWGGIGGTSGGVKVTLVGPLAGIPMPTPPVVSPSQVVDPTKGLYKEEPKKKLPEPPTNAQKIPQFEKNKPPKPLSHPSRVFEDKLPPPDNAVPYGRGGTPNLPTGYSSVPGGPGGPVGVQGQGGGDFAARYSWYVESVKRRIAGNWLQNTIDQRILVARTAHCVVIFSIYRDGTVKDVHIAQTSGNSSMDNSGVRAVLSSNPMPALPGDYSGSYVTVTFDFDLGMNR, encoded by the coding sequence ATGAGTGCCGCCGCCGCCAGCTACGACGACCTCAGCCTCCGGAAAACAGTCGTTTATTCCGTGCTGCTCCACGGCCTGCTCGCCCTCGCTGTCGTTGCCTCCGCCTTTTTCCAGCATCCGGGCAACGTCTGGGGCGGCATCGGGGGCACTTCCGGCGGTGTCAAAGTCACTCTCGTCGGCCCGCTCGCCGGCATTCCCATGCCTACGCCGCCCGTGGTTTCCCCCAGCCAGGTTGTGGATCCCACCAAGGGCCTCTACAAGGAAGAGCCCAAGAAAAAACTCCCCGAGCCGCCCACCAACGCCCAGAAAATTCCTCAGTTCGAAAAAAACAAGCCGCCCAAGCCGCTCTCTCATCCTTCCCGCGTGTTCGAAGACAAGCTGCCGCCTCCCGACAATGCCGTCCCCTACGGCCGCGGCGGCACCCCCAATCTCCCCACCGGCTATTCCTCCGTGCCCGGCGGTCCCGGCGGCCCGGTCGGCGTACAGGGCCAGGGCGGCGGCGATTTTGCCGCCCGCTACAGCTGGTATGTCGAGTCCGTGAAGCGCCGCATCGCCGGCAACTGGCTGCAGAACACCATCGACCAGCGCATCCTCGTGGCCCGCACCGCGCACTGCGTCGTCATCTTCTCCATCTACCGCGACGGCACCGTCAAAGACGTCCACATCGCGCAAACCAGCGGCAACTCCTCCATGGACAATTCCGGCGTGCGCGCCGTGCTCAGCTCGAACCCCATGCCCGCCCTGCCCGGCGACTATTCCGGCTCGTATGTAACCGTCACGTTTGATTTCGATCTGGGAATGAACCGATGA
- a CDS encoding ABC transporter permease translates to MRSTVRMALRTLGRNKLRTSLTMLGITIGIGAVICTVAVGQGGAGQIRQQMLMLGDNFVWVEAGGRSVSGVRTGTGATKTLRLSDLQAILQEVPLIKTCSPQVDGRTQVVYQNQNWNTVFRGVSSDFLTVRRWSVVSGGIFSPDEVEASANVAVLGQTVVGYLFPEENPLGKTIRIGNMPFRVVGVLQAKGFSATGQDQDDFLLIPYTTAQKKVKGIDWLDDILCSAISPAAIRPAQDNITLLLRERHHILPGTMDDFNIRSPQEILQAQEQASNTLTLMLTSVALVSLLVGGIGVMNIMLVSVTERTREIGLHLAVGATEHDVQLRFLSEAVVLCLFGGLFGVVGGVFAAQTLARLFAWPVTISVETIAVAVLFATLTGVSFGYYPARKAAALDPIEAMRYE, encoded by the coding sequence TTGCGCTCCACAGTCCGCATGGCTTTGCGCACCCTCGGGCGCAACAAGCTGCGCACCAGCCTGACCATGCTCGGCATCACCATCGGCATCGGCGCGGTCATTTGCACCGTGGCCGTGGGACAGGGCGGGGCCGGCCAGATCCGCCAGCAGATGCTCATGCTCGGGGACAATTTTGTCTGGGTGGAGGCCGGCGGCCGCAGCGTCAGCGGCGTGCGCACCGGCACCGGAGCCACCAAGACGCTCCGCCTCAGCGACCTGCAGGCCATCCTGCAGGAAGTTCCGCTGATCAAGACCTGCTCGCCCCAGGTGGACGGCCGCACCCAGGTCGTTTATCAGAACCAGAATTGGAACACCGTTTTTCGCGGCGTCTCCTCGGATTTCCTCACCGTCCGCCGCTGGTCGGTCGTCTCCGGCGGCATCTTTTCCCCCGATGAGGTGGAAGCCTCGGCCAACGTCGCCGTGCTCGGGCAGACCGTCGTCGGCTATCTCTTCCCCGAAGAGAACCCGCTGGGCAAGACCATCCGCATCGGCAACATGCCCTTCCGCGTGGTGGGCGTGCTGCAGGCCAAAGGTTTTTCCGCCACCGGCCAGGACCAGGACGATTTCCTCCTCATTCCCTACACCACCGCGCAGAAAAAAGTGAAAGGCATCGACTGGCTCGACGACATCCTGTGTTCGGCCATCTCCCCGGCGGCCATCCGCCCGGCGCAGGACAATATCACCCTGCTGCTGCGCGAACGTCACCACATCCTTCCCGGCACCATGGACGACTTCAACATCCGCAGCCCCCAGGAGATCCTGCAGGCCCAGGAACAGGCCAGCAACACGCTGACGCTGATGCTCACCAGCGTGGCGCTGGTCTCTCTGCTGGTCGGCGGCATCGGCGTGATGAACATCATGCTCGTCTCGGTCACCGAGCGCACCCGCGAGATCGGCCTGCACCTGGCCGTCGGCGCCACCGAGCACGACGTTCAGTTGCGCTTTCTCAGCGAAGCCGTGGTCCTGTGCCTCTTCGGCGGGCTCTTTGGCGTGGTCGGCGGCGTCTTCGCCGCGCAAACCCTCGCCCGGCTCTTCGCCTGGCCGGTCACCATTTCCGTCGAGACCATCGCCGTCGCCGTCCTCTTCGCCACTCTCACCGGCGTCTCCTTCGGTTACTACCCCGCCCGCAAAGCCGCGGCCCTCGATCCCATCGAAGCCATGCGCTACGAATAG
- the pal gene encoding peptidoglycan-associated lipoprotein Pal: protein MIRASKLYRTSLLIAFAAAALTVGCAKKPVAAPAPPPPPPPPPAKPTVTLQAAPASIQKGDSTTLSWSSTNATQLVIEPAVGAVSPEGSTKVAPEASTTYTITATGPGGSVDASAAVAVTVPPPPPPPPPQPTIEELFLRDVRDSYFDYNKADIRPDAREALAKTADFLKNYPQVKVTIEGHCDERGSTEYNLALGDRRASATKNYLVSLGIAADRMNTVSYGKEKPVCTEHNEDCWQKNRRGHFVLAK from the coding sequence ATGATTCGAGCGTCAAAGCTATACCGCACGTCCCTGCTGATTGCCTTCGCGGCCGCCGCACTCACGGTGGGCTGCGCCAAAAAGCCCGTTGCGGCTCCGGCCCCGCCGCCCCCGCCTCCTCCGCCCCCGGCGAAACCCACGGTCACCCTGCAGGCCGCTCCTGCGTCCATCCAGAAGGGCGACTCCACCACGCTGAGCTGGTCCTCGACGAATGCCACGCAGCTCGTCATTGAGCCGGCCGTCGGCGCCGTCTCCCCCGAGGGCTCGACCAAGGTCGCCCCCGAAGCTTCCACGACCTACACCATCACCGCGACCGGTCCGGGCGGATCCGTGGACGCCTCCGCGGCTGTCGCCGTCACCGTGCCCCCGCCGCCTCCCCCACCGCCCCCGCAGCCCACCATCGAGGAACTCTTCCTGCGCGACGTTCGCGACTCCTACTTTGATTACAACAAGGCGGACATCCGTCCCGACGCTCGCGAAGCCCTGGCCAAGACCGCGGACTTCCTCAAGAACTATCCGCAGGTCAAGGTCACCATCGAGGGCCACTGCGACGAGCGCGGCTCCACCGAATACAACCTGGCCCTGGGCGATCGCCGCGCCAGCGCCACCAAGAACTACCTGGTCTCGCTGGGCATTGCCGCCGACCGCATGAACACCGTCAGCTACGGCAAGGAAAAGCCCGTTTGCACGGAGCACAACGAGGACTGCTGGCAGAAGAATCGCCGCGGTCACTTCGTGTTGGCCAAGTAG
- a CDS encoding NADP-dependent oxidoreductase — MPDTNRQLLLKSRPTGLVSRDNFDAVTSPLPDPRDGQALARIRFLSVDPTMRIWMSDREGYLPPVALGEVMRALGIAEVVSSRHPEFKTGDLVFGMTGFQEYVLLGAGEKVPFRKLPAIPGVPVTAFLGVLGITGITAYFGMTDIARPQAGETLVVSAAAGATGSIAGQIGKIHGCCVVGIAGGAEKCAWLTGELGFDHAINYKESGWKEKLAAACPQGIDINYENVGGDIMNTVLSRMNLHGRVVLCGLISGYNQEDPALASFATVLIKRLRVQGFIVLDYAPRYGEAVAQLAQWLAAGKLKDRHTVVEGLDRAPDALAMLFTGENMGKLIVRL; from the coding sequence ATGCCCGACACCAATCGCCAGCTCCTCTTGAAATCCCGCCCCACCGGCCTCGTGTCTCGCGACAACTTCGACGCCGTCACCTCACCCCTCCCCGATCCCCGCGACGGCCAGGCCCTCGCCCGCATCCGCTTCCTCTCCGTTGACCCCACCATGCGCATCTGGATGTCCGACCGCGAAGGCTACCTTCCTCCCGTGGCCCTCGGCGAAGTCATGCGCGCCCTCGGCATCGCCGAGGTCGTCTCCTCCAGGCATCCCGAATTCAAAACGGGCGACCTGGTCTTCGGCATGACCGGCTTCCAGGAATACGTCCTCCTCGGCGCCGGTGAAAAAGTTCCTTTCCGCAAGCTGCCTGCCATTCCCGGAGTTCCCGTCACCGCTTTCCTCGGTGTCCTCGGCATCACCGGCATCACCGCCTACTTCGGCATGACGGACATCGCCAGGCCCCAGGCCGGCGAGACTCTGGTCGTCTCCGCCGCCGCCGGCGCCACCGGCAGCATCGCCGGACAGATCGGCAAGATTCACGGCTGCTGCGTCGTGGGCATTGCCGGCGGCGCGGAAAAGTGCGCCTGGCTCACCGGCGAGCTGGGCTTCGACCACGCCATCAATTACAAGGAATCCGGCTGGAAGGAAAAACTCGCCGCCGCCTGCCCCCAGGGCATTGACATCAACTACGAAAACGTCGGCGGCGACATCATGAACACCGTGCTCAGCCGCATGAACCTCCACGGCCGCGTCGTCCTCTGCGGCCTCATCTCCGGCTACAACCAGGAGGACCCCGCCCTGGCCAGCTTTGCCACCGTCCTCATCAAGCGCCTGCGCGTTCAGGGCTTCATCGTCCTCGACTACGCTCCGCGCTACGGCGAAGCTGTCGCCCAGCTCGCCCAATGGCTCGCCGCCGGCAAACTCAAAGATCGTCACACCGTCGTCGAAGGCCTGGACCGCGCCCCCGACGCCCTGGCCATGCTCTTCACCGGTGAAAACATGGGCAAACTCATCGTCCGCCTCTAA
- a CDS encoding tetratricopeptide repeat protein, with translation MRTRTLTLFGAAMLAGALAGSLLGPSPAQAVAREIIELQRDVTTLLQGQKDLATSVTQDHTVLRTLLEQSNDNVGRLNTTMGSLQKSVQDVQANSGARLDTMSTQVQGLSDNLEEIKSRLGKLNQQLTDVQNSVQSLDAKVSGSAPAVSGAAAPGAAPAASPAPSADTLYSNGLRDITSGKYDLARQEFLDYLKFYSDTDLASNAQFYLGEIAFAQKSYDQSVAEYDKVLINYPKSFKLAPAHLKKGLALIELGRKSAGTRELREVVRRFPGTEEERRARARLKELGVPLS, from the coding sequence ATGCGCACCCGTACTCTTACGCTGTTTGGCGCCGCCATGCTGGCGGGCGCACTTGCCGGCAGCCTGCTGGGGCCCAGCCCGGCGCAGGCCGTGGCCCGCGAAATCATCGAGCTGCAGCGCGACGTCACCACGCTCCTGCAAGGGCAAAAGGACCTGGCCACTTCCGTGACACAGGACCACACCGTCCTGCGAACACTCCTGGAGCAGTCCAACGACAACGTCGGCAGGCTCAACACCACCATGGGCTCGCTCCAGAAATCCGTCCAGGACGTCCAGGCCAATTCCGGCGCGCGCCTCGACACCATGTCCACTCAGGTGCAGGGACTCTCCGACAACCTCGAAGAGATCAAGTCCCGCCTCGGCAAGCTCAACCAGCAGCTCACCGACGTCCAGAACTCCGTGCAGAGCCTGGACGCCAAAGTCTCCGGCTCGGCGCCCGCCGTTTCCGGCGCCGCCGCTCCCGGCGCAGCCCCCGCCGCCAGCCCCGCTCCTTCCGCCGATACTCTCTATTCCAACGGCCTGCGCGACATCACCAGCGGCAAATACGATCTCGCCCGCCAGGAGTTTCTGGACTACCTGAAGTTTTATTCCGACACCGATCTCGCCTCCAACGCCCAGTTCTACCTCGGCGAGATCGCCTTCGCCCAGAAGAGCTACGACCAGTCCGTCGCCGAGTACGATAAGGTCCTCATCAACTACCCCAAGAGCTTCAAGCTCGCTCCCGCGCACCTCAAAAAAGGCCTGGCCCTCATCGAACTCGGCCGCAAATCCGCCGGAACCCGCGAGCTTCGCGAAGTCGTCCGCCGCTTTCCCGGCACCGAAGAAGAGCGCCGTGCCCGCGCCAGACTTAAAGAGCTCGGCGTCCCCCTCTCCTGA
- a CDS encoding biopolymer transporter ExbD, which yields MPQLSKSTQTSLSEINMVPFVDVVLVLLIIFMITAPILQSGIEVDLPKTHTVKEITEQRLVITLDKTQRIYLGNEPVNIHELGAKVRGQLRRPQDAVFLRCDETVPFGSFAMVVDTLRQSGVTNISIVTEPLSDRPRTR from the coding sequence ATGCCGCAACTTTCCAAATCGACGCAGACCTCGCTCTCGGAAATCAACATGGTTCCGTTTGTCGACGTCGTTCTCGTCTTGCTCATCATTTTCATGATCACCGCGCCCATTTTGCAGTCCGGCATTGAAGTGGATTTACCCAAGACCCACACGGTCAAGGAGATTACCGAGCAACGCCTGGTCATCACCCTGGACAAGACCCAGCGCATCTATCTCGGCAACGAGCCGGTCAACATCCACGAGCTTGGCGCAAAAGTCCGCGGCCAGCTCCGCCGCCCCCAGGACGCCGTCTTTCTCCGCTGCGATGAGACCGTGCCCTTTGGCAGCTTCGCCATGGTCGTCGACACCCTGCGCCAGTCCGGCGTCACCAACATCAGCATCGTCACCGAGCCGCTCTCCGACCGGCCGCGGACACGCTAA
- a CDS encoding chromate transporter, with translation MQAGGKDPLGKSREAAADPATRGSLRDFLSYFLRLGTFGFGGPIALAGHMHRDLVEERQWISERDYLEGLAFSQLSPGPLAAQLAMYLGWVRFRRLGATLVGAVFILPSFLMVLALAFFYVHHGTLSWIRAIFYGVGAAVIAILLRSACKLIRTTLKRDPLLWLLFAATALVTARTESEIVWLFLVSGLIALFLKAPPAFLRQDIAPALLGGLGWLTGGIQGPASAAKTTTLFLFFLKAGAFVFGSGLAIVPFLYGGVVAQTHWLTERQFLDAVAVAMITPGPVVITAGFIGYLVAGLLGAVLASLAVFVPPYLIVLVAAPLYKRFTQNPQVKAFVQGVTAAAVGAITGAVYILGRRALIDLPSVLIAAAALFLLLAAKKIPEPVLIALAGLAGLLFFKGPA, from the coding sequence ATGCAAGCAGGCGGCAAAGACCCGTTGGGCAAATCCCGCGAAGCTGCGGCGGATCCCGCCACGCGCGGCAGCCTCCGCGATTTCCTGTCCTACTTCCTCCGCTTGGGAACCTTCGGATTCGGCGGCCCCATCGCTCTTGCCGGCCACATGCACCGCGATCTGGTGGAAGAACGGCAATGGATTTCGGAACGCGACTACCTCGAGGGCCTGGCCTTCTCGCAGCTCTCCCCGGGCCCTCTTGCGGCCCAGTTGGCCATGTATCTCGGCTGGGTCCGCTTCCGGCGCCTGGGCGCCACGCTGGTCGGCGCGGTCTTCATCCTGCCTTCCTTCCTGATGGTCCTGGCTTTGGCTTTCTTCTACGTGCATCACGGGACTCTCTCGTGGATTCGCGCCATCTTCTATGGCGTCGGCGCTGCGGTCATCGCCATTCTCCTGCGCAGCGCCTGCAAACTTATCCGCACAACGCTGAAAAGGGATCCACTGCTGTGGCTGCTGTTTGCGGCTACGGCGCTGGTCACCGCCCGGACTGAGTCGGAGATTGTTTGGCTCTTTCTAGTGAGCGGGCTGATCGCACTTTTTCTGAAGGCTCCGCCTGCTTTTCTCCGTCAAGATATTGCGCCCGCGCTGCTCGGCGGCCTCGGCTGGCTGACGGGGGGCATTCAAGGGCCAGCCTCCGCGGCGAAAACCACCACCCTCTTTCTCTTTTTCCTGAAGGCCGGCGCTTTCGTATTCGGCAGCGGGCTGGCGATTGTTCCATTTCTTTATGGAGGGGTTGTCGCTCAGACGCACTGGCTGACCGAACGCCAATTCCTCGATGCCGTCGCCGTCGCCATGATTACCCCAGGGCCTGTCGTGATCACCGCCGGCTTCATCGGCTACCTCGTCGCCGGCCTGCTCGGGGCCGTGCTCGCCTCGCTCGCTGTCTTCGTCCCGCCGTACCTGATTGTTCTGGTCGCCGCGCCTCTCTACAAGCGCTTCACGCAAAATCCGCAGGTCAAAGCCTTCGTGCAGGGGGTGACCGCCGCGGCGGTGGGCGCCATCACGGGGGCCGTCTATATTCTTGGCCGCCGCGCCCTGATTGATCTCCCTTCCGTCCTGATCGCGGCAGCGGCGCTCTTTCTTCTTCTGGCCGCGAAGAAAATTCCGGAGCCGGTTTTGATTGCCCTCGCAGGTCTCGCAGGACTACTCTTCTTTAAGGGGCCTGCCTGA
- a CDS encoding MotA/TolQ/ExbB proton channel family protein, which yields MIFQKLGLFKRINRESDQFLRIFRATRGVADPKALASAGSPFATLYATGFRELQSQLAASGQSRKLKSISAVTVRMQLAAAEEIRRVEKGMSWMATTGSVTPFIGLFGTVWGVMDAFSGLGTAGAASLRVVAPGIAEALVTTAAGLFTAIPAVIFYNQFLQNIRDLAQRMDSFALEVAAEIEKTYD from the coding sequence ATGATTTTCCAGAAGCTTGGCCTCTTCAAGCGCATCAACCGCGAAAGTGACCAGTTCCTGCGCATCTTCCGCGCCACGCGCGGCGTTGCCGATCCGAAAGCCCTGGCCAGCGCCGGTTCGCCTTTCGCAACTCTTTATGCCACGGGCTTCCGCGAGCTGCAGAGCCAGCTCGCCGCCAGTGGGCAGTCCCGCAAGCTGAAAAGCATTTCCGCGGTCACCGTCCGCATGCAACTCGCCGCCGCCGAAGAGATCCGCCGTGTGGAAAAGGGCATGTCCTGGATGGCCACCACCGGCTCGGTTACCCCGTTCATCGGCCTTTTTGGCACGGTGTGGGGCGTCATGGACGCCTTCTCCGGCTTGGGCACCGCCGGCGCCGCCAGCCTGCGCGTCGTGGCCCCCGGCATCGCCGAAGCTCTGGTGACCACCGCCGCGGGCCTCTTCACCGCCATCCCGGCCGTCATTTTCTACAACCAGTTTTTGCAGAACATCCGCGACCTGGCGCAGCGCATGGATAGCTTCGCCCTGGAAGTCGCCGCGGAGATCGAGAAGACGTACGACTGA
- a CDS encoding single-stranded DNA-binding protein yields MSVNKVILVGNLGRDPETRYTGGGQAVANFSLATSESYKDKNGERQKRTEWHKIVVWGKQAEIAQQYLKKGSLIFLEGRIQSRDWQDKEGQKRTSFEIVCQNFRMLGGRGDGGGAGARGGAEAESQVSPGEENFAAGSGGAEISDEDIPF; encoded by the coding sequence ATGTCCGTGAACAAAGTGATCCTCGTCGGCAATCTGGGCCGCGATCCCGAAACCCGCTACACCGGCGGCGGCCAGGCCGTCGCCAATTTTTCGCTGGCCACCAGCGAATCCTACAAGGACAAAAACGGCGAGCGCCAGAAGCGCACCGAGTGGCACAAGATCGTCGTGTGGGGCAAGCAGGCCGAGATCGCTCAGCAGTACCTCAAAAAGGGCTCGTTGATCTTCCTCGAAGGCCGCATCCAGTCCCGCGACTGGCAGGACAAGGAAGGCCAGAAACGCACCAGCTTCGAAATTGTCTGCCAGAACTTCCGCATGCTCGGCGGACGCGGAGATGGCGGCGGTGCGGGAGCCCGCGGGGGCGCGGAAGCCGAGAGCCAGGTCTCCCCCGGCGAAGAGAATTTCGCCGCCGGCTCTGGCGGCGCCGAAATCTCCGACGAAGACATCCCGTTCTAG
- a CDS encoding ABC transporter ATP-binding protein, with amino-acid sequence MGEVQVHALRGVSLEIGRGEFVAIMGASGSGKSTLMNILGCLDKPTRGRYFLDGVDVSRMSKGELARIRNRKLGFVFQQFNLLSRTSALENVELPTVYAGLAPEERTRRAREALARVGLAEREGHYPSQLSGGQQQRVAIARALVNNPQIVLADEPTGNLDSRTSVEIMDILQGLNEEQGLTVVIVTHEMDIAHYAKRAIEFRDGRILRDRPIEKRLIARDVLPTLPAPEGPEGEKPGAGAAAAKEAAPVSPPA; translated from the coding sequence GGAGAAGTGCAGGTGCATGCGCTGCGCGGGGTATCGCTGGAGATCGGGCGCGGGGAGTTTGTGGCCATCATGGGGGCTTCGGGATCGGGCAAATCGACGCTGATGAATATTCTGGGGTGCCTGGATAAGCCGACGCGCGGACGGTATTTTCTGGACGGGGTGGACGTCTCGCGGATGAGCAAGGGCGAGCTGGCGCGCATCCGCAACCGCAAGCTGGGCTTCGTCTTCCAACAATTCAACCTGCTTTCGCGAACCTCGGCGCTGGAAAATGTGGAACTGCCCACGGTGTACGCGGGCCTCGCACCGGAAGAGCGCACGCGGCGGGCGCGGGAAGCGCTGGCGCGCGTGGGGCTGGCCGAGCGCGAAGGGCATTACCCGAGCCAGCTTTCCGGCGGGCAGCAGCAGCGCGTGGCCATCGCGCGGGCGCTGGTGAACAATCCGCAGATCGTGCTGGCGGACGAGCCCACGGGGAACCTGGACAGCCGCACGTCGGTCGAGATCATGGACATTCTGCAGGGGCTGAACGAGGAGCAGGGGCTGACGGTGGTGATCGTGACGCACGAGATGGACATCGCGCACTACGCCAAGCGGGCCATCGAGTTTCGAGACGGGCGCATCCTCCGCGACCGGCCCATCGAAAAGCGGCTCATCGCCCGGGATGTTTTGCCCACGCTGCCGGCGCCCGAGGGGCCGGAGGGGGAGAAGCCCGGCGCGGGAGCGGCGGCCGCGAAGGAAGCGGCGCCTGTTTCTCCGCCGGCGTAA
- the tolB gene encoding Tol-Pal system beta propeller repeat protein TolB, with protein sequence MLRLSKLAGSLLLLTAGFLCAWPAAAQDWFRTGTGLGVEKPRVAVADFAPRSSAAQPHSKLFTDVVREDLQFSGILDLVSPSFYPQQVPSVPAELKPLDWSEPPASAHLAAFGNLSESSTEVAIEAWLYDVRNTSAPAVVGKVYRGVPTDAQVRKFAHQFADEIVSKLSGGLPGVASTQIAFVSTRTGAKELWVMDYDGANQRPLTSLRSISLTPRWSPDASRIAFTCYAAAYGVVSPQICMFSMDTNRPVAMPRFRGTNSAPAWSPNGSQIMFSSSMQGTPELFVMDANGNRPKRLTFASGASTSPAWNPKTGQSVAFVSDRGGIPQLYMMNADGTNAQKMDLPDMGYVIDPAWAPNGQLLAFSWRRPNGNYDLYVMEAATRQIIELTRDVGRNERPSWAPDGRHIVFESTRGGSRQIWEMLADGTQARQLTQTGTNESPNWSQQ encoded by the coding sequence GTGCTTCGCCTTTCCAAGCTGGCTGGTTCGCTGCTGTTACTGACCGCCGGGTTCCTCTGCGCGTGGCCCGCGGCCGCGCAGGACTGGTTTCGCACCGGCACCGGCCTCGGCGTGGAAAAGCCGCGCGTGGCCGTCGCCGATTTCGCTCCGCGCAGCAGCGCCGCGCAGCCGCACAGCAAGCTCTTTACCGACGTCGTCCGCGAAGACCTCCAGTTCAGCGGCATCCTCGATCTGGTCAGCCCCAGCTTCTATCCCCAGCAGGTTCCCAGCGTCCCCGCGGAATTGAAGCCGCTGGACTGGAGCGAGCCCCCCGCTTCCGCGCATCTCGCGGCCTTCGGTAATCTCTCTGAGTCCTCCACCGAAGTGGCCATCGAGGCCTGGCTCTACGACGTGCGCAACACCTCCGCTCCTGCGGTCGTCGGCAAGGTCTATCGCGGCGTCCCCACCGACGCCCAGGTCCGCAAATTCGCCCACCAGTTCGCCGACGAGATCGTCAGCAAGCTCTCTGGCGGGCTGCCCGGCGTGGCCTCCACGCAGATCGCCTTCGTCAGCACGCGCACCGGCGCCAAGGAACTCTGGGTCATGGACTACGATGGCGCCAATCAGCGCCCCCTCACTTCCCTGCGCTCCATTTCCCTCACCCCGCGCTGGTCCCCCGACGCTTCGCGCATCGCCTTCACCTGTTACGCCGCGGCCTATGGCGTCGTCAGCCCGCAGATCTGCATGTTCTCCATGGACACCAATCGCCCCGTCGCCATGCCCCGCTTTCGCGGCACCAACAGCGCTCCCGCCTGGTCCCCAAACGGCTCGCAGATCATGTTCTCCTCCTCCATGCAGGGCACGCCGGAACTTTTCGTCATGGACGCCAACGGCAACCGCCCCAAGCGCCTCACCTTCGCCTCCGGCGCCAGCACCTCCCCGGCCTGGAATCCCAAGACCGGGCAGAGTGTGGCCTTCGTCAGCGACCGCGGTGGCATCCCGCAGCTCTACATGATGAACGCCGACGGCACCAACGCCCAGAAGATGGACCTCCCGGACATGGGCTATGTCATCGACCCGGCCTGGGCGCCCAACGGCCAGTTGCTGGCCTTCAGTTGGCGCCGCCCCAACGGCAACTACGACCTCTACGTCATGGAAGCCGCCACCCGCCAGATCATCGAGCTCACCCGCGACGTCGGGCGCAACGAGCGCCCCTCCTGGGCCCCCGACGGCCGGCACATTGTCTTTGAATCCACCCGCGGCGGCTCCCGGCAGATCTGGGAGATGCTCGCCGATGGCACCCAGGCGCGGCAGTTGACCCAAACCGGCACCAACGAATCGCCCAACTGGTCGCAACAATGA
- a CDS encoding ABC transporter permease, whose protein sequence is MDFLNTFRIALRALARNKMRSSLTMLGIIIGVGAVIAVVSIGQGAQYLVQQGIQSMGTNAVFIAAGSGRPGGARMGFWAVKSLTLEDMDAILREVPLIRQAAPAVISRGQVVYQNQNWNTSILGTAPNYFDIRSWPVQSGTVFTQEEVDYAANVCVLGTTVANMLFPNESPIGKTVRIGNLPFRVVGVLESKGQSVMGDDQDDRIFAPYTTVQKKISGITWIQFINASAVTPEASVAAVRPITALLRERHHIRAGEDDDFFVRTQSEVADLANQTQSVMTLLLGSIASVSLLVGGIGIMNIMLVSVTERTREIGVRMAVGATESDVQSQFLIEAVTLSMMGGIVGIIAGLAGSALISSLLNWPTMISVKAIIIAAIFSGAVGIFFGYYPARKAAQLDPIEALRYE, encoded by the coding sequence ATGGATTTCCTGAATACATTCCGGATCGCGCTGCGCGCGCTGGCGCGCAACAAGATGCGCTCGTCGCTGACCATGCTGGGGATCATTATCGGCGTAGGCGCGGTGATCGCCGTGGTGAGCATCGGGCAGGGCGCGCAGTATCTGGTGCAGCAGGGCATTCAGAGCATGGGCACGAACGCGGTGTTCATCGCGGCGGGGAGCGGGCGGCCGGGCGGGGCGCGCATGGGGTTCTGGGCGGTGAAATCGCTGACGCTGGAGGACATGGACGCGATCCTGCGGGAAGTGCCGCTGATCCGGCAGGCCGCGCCGGCGGTGATCAGCCGCGGGCAGGTGGTGTACCAGAACCAGAACTGGAACACGAGCATTCTGGGGACGGCGCCCAACTATTTCGACATTCGCTCCTGGCCGGTGCAGTCGGGGACGGTATTCACCCAGGAAGAGGTGGACTACGCGGCGAACGTCTGCGTGCTGGGGACGACGGTGGCGAACATGCTTTTTCCGAATGAAAGTCCCATCGGCAAGACGGTGCGTATCGGCAATCTGCCGTTCCGCGTGGTGGGTGTGCTGGAATCCAAGGGACAGTCGGTGATGGGCGACGACCAGGACGACCGCATCTTCGCGCCGTACACCACGGTACAGAAAAAGATTTCCGGGATTACGTGGATTCAGTTTATTAACGCGTCGGCGGTGACGCCGGAGGCTTCCGTGGCGGCGGTGCGGCCGATCACCGCGCTGCTGCGCGAGCGGCACCACATCCGCGCGGGGGAGGACGACGATTTCTTCGTGCGCACGCAGTCGGAGGTGGCGGACCTGGCGAACCAGACGCAGAGCGTGATGACGCTGCTGCTGGGGTCGATCGCGTCGGTGTCGCTGCTGGTGGGCGGGATCGGGATCATGAACATCATGCTGGTGTCGGTAACCGAGCGGACGCGGGAGATCGGAGTACGCATGGCAGTGGGGGCGACGGAAAGCGACGTGCAGAGCCAGTTCCTGATCGAGGCGGTGACGCTGAGCATGATGGGCGGGATCGTGGGGATCATTGCCGGGCTGGCGGGGTCGGCGCTGATCAGCAGCCTGCTGAACTGGCCGACAATGATCTCGGTGAAAGCCATTATTATCGCGGCGATTTTTTCGGGGGCCGTGGGGATATTTTTCGGGTATTACCCGGCGCGGAAGGCCGCACAACTCGATCCCATCGAGGCGCTGCGCTATGAATAG